A window from Temnothorax longispinosus isolate EJ_2023e chromosome 1, Tlon_JGU_v1, whole genome shotgun sequence encodes these proteins:
- the Mrps26 gene encoding small ribosomal subunit protein mS26, which yields MQAMRIIKVNSLTMGTAGLCETFVPNSVYTQCVRWKRKPIWLPTAKSKVFRIPKRPVLPVEDKLELQRLNNNYRTYMTSFRAYVRQLAEEGKQRSDETVFKQSEEEDFERCSAINDEWNAEVAKTREIRLAEMRENRRNAILQRLLRQEQRQEMKKEMLNKKVRKIKEESVTFITAENIDAAIEECLANVVDHNRALDLEGNWHKGQYPPVPPIEEMQKPVAVEQRS from the exons ATGCAGGCCATGAGGATAATAAAAGTCAACTCCTTAACGATGGGTACCGCTGGGCTCTGCGAGACTTTCGTCCCGAATTCCGTTTACACGCAGTGCGTGCGTTGGAAGAGGAAACCAATTTGGCTGCCCACAGCAAAGTCCAAAGTGTTTCGAATACCAAAAAGGCCTGTCCTACCTGTCGAGGACAAATTGGAGCTCCAGcgtttgaataataattacaggACATACATGACATCGTTTAG GGCATATGTAAGGCAACTTGCAGAGGAGGGCAAGCAACGATCCGACGAGACAGTTTTTAAGCAGAGCGAAGAGGAGGACTTTGAAAGGTGCAGCGCTATAAACGACGAGTGGAATGCAGAAGTAGCGAAGACACGAGAGATCAGGCTGGCGGAGATGAGAGAGAATCGCAGAAACGCGATCCTGCAGCGTTTGCTGAGGCAAGAGCAGAGGCAGGAGATGAAGAAGGAGATGCTCAACAAAAAGGTCAGAAAAATCAAGGAAGAATCCGTTACGTTCATCACTGCGGAGAACATAGACGCCGCGATCGAGGAGTGTTTGGCAAACGTCGTCGATCATAATCGCGCATTGGATTTGGAAGGAAATTGGCACAAAGGGCAATATCCCCCGGTCCCACCTATCGAAGAGATGCAGAAGCCAGTGGCTGTCGAGCAACGaagttaa
- the LOC139809699 gene encoding uncharacterized protein isoform X2, with the protein MVRRKSSIARPAENATLRRFALKSHGRLEFENPRKSVRASDEADEIPPYSSSSSNMNVGSVGGSDIAHLSYKELQALALRYRVPGNIKKKALIKVLQAARSGNDAEFCRLLQELRKNRKRKTRKSKDSKLGVTSTPLHSPDYIMVDDDYYCQQQQRQSQQQLPYQWIGAEEEIPTKEDDTKIPRYEEFKQLLLKRIQREFQACDNNNNQVEDLSIVNLRTPSISPNLQTIPLVEPSYPKANLINDTDPLAISSNDRSSHQALKESEGGSQGSFLLKRMLQAPVGANLGEIASSIFWATNLLDNSDTLTAESESNDTEDQLNTNTNEYYNLLKNSNGEFLLNEANLMPQQSSSALAGDNQYRFPSDMNNRPNPYQNWTVTSVMEVPESDLQSSNVFHAIYYNNNTDPTAAAANADNNLAYQYRTDTACNGGQNFFNFDTQDTNYHLTGTDMMTNDPSNIYYLQNFSTRNGEMSTGYFRNVDTFEQQSNMQQNVYANDQQYQYLHPRFTQETNNLLNERLEQPQSNLMAQKIIENNINNINQETGMGNLQRPANGTVEPFWPKWTPESNNNLENILNYHVPKQVDYSKLSQTSCVYCYVAPIVSQRSNLAVNGCSIERRYTAEQRQHSFSPYWMLYNDTSQGTRMTNVRGNPLEQSTSTRATILANNDYMQETAHNAPINDVWMNEYDPSSIADGMNIQVSDPLFFNITDRIDIPNAPGIAKT; encoded by the exons ATGGTCCGGCGAAAATCCTCAATTGCGCGCCCCGCTGAGAACGCGACTTTACGGCGTTTCGCGCTCAAAAGTCACGGTCGGCTCGAATTCGAAAATCCACGAAAATCGGTTCGGGCGAGCGACGAAGCAGACGAAATTCCGCCatacagcagcagcagcagcaacatgAATGTCGGCAGCGTCGGCGGCAGCGATATCGCGCATCTGTCCTACAAGGAGCTGCAGGCCCTGGCCCTGAGGTACCGCGTACCGGGTAACATCAAG AAGAAGGCGTTGATCAAGGTTCTGCAAGCCGCCAGAAGTGGAAATGACGCCGAGTTTTGCCGGTTGCTGCAGGAGCTGAGGAAGAACCGCAAGAGGAAGACGAGGAAGTCGAAGGACTCCAAGCTTGGGGTAACATCGACCCCGCTGCACAGTCCCGACTATATAATGGTCGATGACGACTATTATTGTCAGCAACAGCAACGTCAGTCGCAGCAACAGTTGCCTTATCAGTGG ATCGGTGCAGAGGAGGAGATACCAACTAAAGAGGACGATACCAAGATTCCACGTTACGAGGAGTTCAAGCAGTTACTACTTAAGAGGATTCAGCGGGAATTCCAAGCATGCGACAACAACAATAACCAAGTGGAAGATCTGAGTATCGTGAATCTGCGGACGCCGTCGATATCGCCCAATCTTCAAACGATTCCTCTAGTCGAGCCGAGCTACCCGAAAGCGAATCTGATCAACGACACGGATCCTCTTGCGATCTCGTCGAACGACAGATCGAGTCACCAAGCATTGAAAGAATCTGAGGGAGGCTCACAGGGCTCGTTCCTGCTGAAGAGAATGCTACAGGCGCCGGTGGGCGCCAATCTAGGCGAGATCGCCAGCTCCATTTTCTGGGCTACCAATCTGTTGGATAATTCTGACACCCTGACCGCCGAGTCAGAGAGTAACGACACTGAAGATCAGCTGAACACGAATACCAATGAGTATTACAACCTGCTGAAGAATTCCAATGGCGAGTTTTTGCTAAATGAGGCGAACTTGATGCCTCAGCAGAGTTCGAGCGCACTGGCTGGTGACAATCAGTACAGGTTTCCCAGCGATATGAACAACCGGCCGAATCCCTACCAGAACTGGACGGTTACTAGCGTGATGGAGGTACCTGAAAGCGATCTACAATCCTCTAACGTGTTCCACGCGATCTACTACAACAACAACACGGATCCCACCGCTGCTGCCGCGAACGCGGACAACAATCTGGCTTATCAATATCGGACAGATACCGCTTGCAACGGCGGTCAAAACTTCTTCAACTTTGACACGCAGGACACCAACTACCACCTGACCGGCACAGACATGATGACTAACGACCcctctaatatttattatttgcaaaattttagcACACGCAACGGAGAGATGAGCACAGGATATTTTCGCAACGTTGACACATTCGAACAACAGAGCAACATGCAGCAAAATGTATATGCGAACGATCAACAGTATCAGTACCTTCATCCTCGATTCACTCAGGAGACGAACAATCTGTTGAACGAGAGACTCGAGCAACCGCAAAGCAATCTTATGGcacagaaaataatagaaaataatattaataatattaatcagGAAACTGGTATGGGGAATTTGCAGAGACCGGCAAATG GAACAGTAGAGCCGTTCTGGCCAAAGTGGACTCCCGAGTCCAACAACAATCTGGAGAACATTCTCAACTATCACGTACCCAAGCAAGTGGATTACTCCAAGTTAAGTCAGACATCCTGCGTCTATTGCTACGTGGCGCCGATCGTCTCGCAACGATCCAATCTGGCAGTTAACGGCTGCTCGATCGAACGTAGATATACCGCTGAGCAGCGGCAACATTCCTTCTCGCCCTACTGGATGTTATACAACGACACTTCGCAAGGTACGCGAATGACGAATGTGCGCGGCAATCCGCTCGAGCAGTCTACGTCGACACGCGCAACCATCCTCGCTAACAACGACTATATGCAGGAGACCGCCCACAATGCTCCCATCAACGATGTGTGGATGAATGAGTACGACCCATCGTCCATCGCCGATGGCATGAACATTCAGGTCTCAGATCCGctcttttttaacattactGATCGGATTGACATTCCGAACGCGCCGGGCATAGCGAAGACTTAA
- the LOC139809699 gene encoding uncharacterized protein isoform X1, which yields MVRRKSSIARPAENATLRRFALKSHGRLEFENPRKSVRASDEADEIPPYSSSSSNMNVGSVGGSDIAHLSYKELQALALRYRVPGNIKKKALIKVLQAARSGNDAEFCRLLQELRKNRKRKTRKSKDSKLGVTSTPLHSPDYIMVDDDYYCQQQQRQSQQQLPYQWCFPFLQIGAEEEIPTKEDDTKIPRYEEFKQLLLKRIQREFQACDNNNNQVEDLSIVNLRTPSISPNLQTIPLVEPSYPKANLINDTDPLAISSNDRSSHQALKESEGGSQGSFLLKRMLQAPVGANLGEIASSIFWATNLLDNSDTLTAESESNDTEDQLNTNTNEYYNLLKNSNGEFLLNEANLMPQQSSSALAGDNQYRFPSDMNNRPNPYQNWTVTSVMEVPESDLQSSNVFHAIYYNNNTDPTAAAANADNNLAYQYRTDTACNGGQNFFNFDTQDTNYHLTGTDMMTNDPSNIYYLQNFSTRNGEMSTGYFRNVDTFEQQSNMQQNVYANDQQYQYLHPRFTQETNNLLNERLEQPQSNLMAQKIIENNINNINQETGMGNLQRPANGTVEPFWPKWTPESNNNLENILNYHVPKQVDYSKLSQTSCVYCYVAPIVSQRSNLAVNGCSIERRYTAEQRQHSFSPYWMLYNDTSQGTRMTNVRGNPLEQSTSTRATILANNDYMQETAHNAPINDVWMNEYDPSSIADGMNIQVSDPLFFNITDRIDIPNAPGIAKT from the exons ATGGTCCGGCGAAAATCCTCAATTGCGCGCCCCGCTGAGAACGCGACTTTACGGCGTTTCGCGCTCAAAAGTCACGGTCGGCTCGAATTCGAAAATCCACGAAAATCGGTTCGGGCGAGCGACGAAGCAGACGAAATTCCGCCatacagcagcagcagcagcaacatgAATGTCGGCAGCGTCGGCGGCAGCGATATCGCGCATCTGTCCTACAAGGAGCTGCAGGCCCTGGCCCTGAGGTACCGCGTACCGGGTAACATCAAG AAGAAGGCGTTGATCAAGGTTCTGCAAGCCGCCAGAAGTGGAAATGACGCCGAGTTTTGCCGGTTGCTGCAGGAGCTGAGGAAGAACCGCAAGAGGAAGACGAGGAAGTCGAAGGACTCCAAGCTTGGGGTAACATCGACCCCGCTGCACAGTCCCGACTATATAATGGTCGATGACGACTATTATTGTCAGCAACAGCAACGTCAGTCGCAGCAACAGTTGCCTTATCAGTGG TGTTTCCCGTTTTTGCAGATCGGTGCAGAGGAGGAGATACCAACTAAAGAGGACGATACCAAGATTCCACGTTACGAGGAGTTCAAGCAGTTACTACTTAAGAGGATTCAGCGGGAATTCCAAGCATGCGACAACAACAATAACCAAGTGGAAGATCTGAGTATCGTGAATCTGCGGACGCCGTCGATATCGCCCAATCTTCAAACGATTCCTCTAGTCGAGCCGAGCTACCCGAAAGCGAATCTGATCAACGACACGGATCCTCTTGCGATCTCGTCGAACGACAGATCGAGTCACCAAGCATTGAAAGAATCTGAGGGAGGCTCACAGGGCTCGTTCCTGCTGAAGAGAATGCTACAGGCGCCGGTGGGCGCCAATCTAGGCGAGATCGCCAGCTCCATTTTCTGGGCTACCAATCTGTTGGATAATTCTGACACCCTGACCGCCGAGTCAGAGAGTAACGACACTGAAGATCAGCTGAACACGAATACCAATGAGTATTACAACCTGCTGAAGAATTCCAATGGCGAGTTTTTGCTAAATGAGGCGAACTTGATGCCTCAGCAGAGTTCGAGCGCACTGGCTGGTGACAATCAGTACAGGTTTCCCAGCGATATGAACAACCGGCCGAATCCCTACCAGAACTGGACGGTTACTAGCGTGATGGAGGTACCTGAAAGCGATCTACAATCCTCTAACGTGTTCCACGCGATCTACTACAACAACAACACGGATCCCACCGCTGCTGCCGCGAACGCGGACAACAATCTGGCTTATCAATATCGGACAGATACCGCTTGCAACGGCGGTCAAAACTTCTTCAACTTTGACACGCAGGACACCAACTACCACCTGACCGGCACAGACATGATGACTAACGACCcctctaatatttattatttgcaaaattttagcACACGCAACGGAGAGATGAGCACAGGATATTTTCGCAACGTTGACACATTCGAACAACAGAGCAACATGCAGCAAAATGTATATGCGAACGATCAACAGTATCAGTACCTTCATCCTCGATTCACTCAGGAGACGAACAATCTGTTGAACGAGAGACTCGAGCAACCGCAAAGCAATCTTATGGcacagaaaataatagaaaataatattaataatattaatcagGAAACTGGTATGGGGAATTTGCAGAGACCGGCAAATG GAACAGTAGAGCCGTTCTGGCCAAAGTGGACTCCCGAGTCCAACAACAATCTGGAGAACATTCTCAACTATCACGTACCCAAGCAAGTGGATTACTCCAAGTTAAGTCAGACATCCTGCGTCTATTGCTACGTGGCGCCGATCGTCTCGCAACGATCCAATCTGGCAGTTAACGGCTGCTCGATCGAACGTAGATATACCGCTGAGCAGCGGCAACATTCCTTCTCGCCCTACTGGATGTTATACAACGACACTTCGCAAGGTACGCGAATGACGAATGTGCGCGGCAATCCGCTCGAGCAGTCTACGTCGACACGCGCAACCATCCTCGCTAACAACGACTATATGCAGGAGACCGCCCACAATGCTCCCATCAACGATGTGTGGATGAATGAGTACGACCCATCGTCCATCGCCGATGGCATGAACATTCAGGTCTCAGATCCGctcttttttaacattactGATCGGATTGACATTCCGAACGCGCCGGGCATAGCGAAGACTTAA